The Ochotona princeps isolate mOchPri1 chromosome 26, mOchPri1.hap1, whole genome shotgun sequence genome contains a region encoding:
- the TMEM229B gene encoding transmembrane protein 229B isoform X4, which translates to MASAEPLTALSRWYLYAIHGYFCEVMFTAAWEFVVNFNWKFPGVTSVWALFIYGTSILIVERMYLHLRSRCPLLLRCLIYTLWTYLWEFTTGFILRQFNACPWDYSQFDFDFMGLITLEYAVPWFCGALIMEQLIIRNTLRLRFDRDAEPGQPSSALALANGHIKTD; encoded by the coding sequence ATGGCGTCTGCAGAGCCCTTGACGGCGCTGTCCCGCTGGTACCTGTATGCCATCCATGGCTACTTCTGCGAGGTGATGTTCACCGCGGCCTGGGAGTTCGTGGTGAACTTTAACTGGAAGTTTCCCGGGGTCACGAGCGTATGGGCACTCTTCATCTATGGTACGTCCATCCTCATCGTGGAGCGCATGTACCTGCACCTGCGCAGCCGCTGCCCGCTGCTGCTGCGCTGCCTCATCTACACGCTCTGGACCTACCTGTGGGAGTTCACCACTGGCTTCATCCTGCGCCAGTTCAACGCCTGCCCCTGGGACTACTCCCAGTTTGACTTTGACTTCATGGGCCTCATCACCTTGGAGTACGCGGTGCCCTGGTTCTGCGGGGCACTCATCATGGAGCAGCTCATCATCCGGAACACCCTTCGCCTCCGCTTTGACAGGGACGCCGAGCCCGGCCAGCCCAGcagtgccctggccctggccaatGGCCATATCAAGACCGACTGA